One Isachenkonia alkalipeptolytica genomic region harbors:
- a CDS encoding nucleoside deaminase has protein sequence MITHKDLKHLQRCVELARIAVEKGDQPFGSVLVSKEGKVLVEDHNHISGGDHTRHPEFALARWAAENMSLEERGKATVYTSGEHCPMCAAAHGLVGLGRIVYASSSKQLVTWLEEMGVPKSRVRSLPIQEVIRDTVVEGPAPEFSREIRELHRRFHEEKS, from the coding sequence ATGATTACCCATAAGGATTTGAAACACCTACAGCGGTGTGTGGAACTGGCGAGAATCGCCGTGGAGAAGGGGGATCAGCCCTTCGGGTCGGTGCTTGTGTCAAAGGAGGGCAAGGTACTTGTAGAGGATCATAATCATATCTCCGGCGGGGACCATACCCGACACCCGGAGTTTGCCCTGGCCCGCTGGGCCGCAGAAAACATGTCTTTAGAGGAACGGGGGAAGGCCACGGTGTACACCTCCGGGGAACACTGCCCCATGTGCGCCGCCGCTCATGGTTTGGTAGGGTTGGGAAGGATTGTTTACGCAAGTTCCTCGAAGCAGTTGGTTACCTGGTTGGAGGAAATGGGGGTTCCGAAATCCCGGGTTCGTAGTCTGCCGATACAAGAGGTTATTCGGGACACCGTGGTAGAGGGACCGGCACCGGAGTTTTCCCGGGAGATCCGGGAGCTTCATCGAAGGTTTCACGAAGAAAAATCCTAA
- a CDS encoding leucine-rich repeat domain-containing protein, whose translation MLKKTIIAILVLLSLPVFTVGCSDSGIEAGEVVSYRSDDTLHVFIEGSGAQVLPEMDEEPEEYLEEYLDFTWDDGNSQGIIRDFAYDGPQNGLLSEHGITEVHIHEGVQEIGAFAFFNNELEELTLSEGVEVIGSRAFRENQLTTLTLPDSVTTIDSRAFRANELEELELGTGVTHIKDLAFDNNQLNRLTVPDNVTTMENGAFGNNELTEVTLGSGITDIQPATFWGSALTSITIGDDVTIHDDEHTKTDYMMGTNQGFKAFYEEQGKEEGTYTWTGEAWER comes from the coding sequence ATGCTGAAAAAAACAATTATTGCAATTCTGGTTCTGCTTTCTCTTCCGGTTTTTACCGTTGGCTGTTCCGATTCCGGGATCGAAGCCGGGGAAGTGGTGTCTTACCGAAGTGACGACACCCTTCATGTTTTCATTGAAGGTTCCGGAGCCCAGGTGCTTCCCGAGATGGATGAAGAGCCCGAGGAATACTTGGAAGAATACCTGGACTTTACCTGGGACGACGGCAACAGCCAAGGGATCATCCGGGACTTTGCATACGACGGCCCCCAAAACGGACTGTTATCGGAGCATGGCATTACTGAAGTACACATCCATGAAGGGGTTCAGGAGATCGGTGCCTTTGCTTTCTTTAATAACGAATTAGAAGAGCTGACCCTGTCCGAGGGTGTGGAGGTAATCGGCAGCAGAGCGTTTCGGGAAAATCAACTGACAACCCTGACCCTTCCCGACAGTGTCACCACCATTGACAGCCGAGCCTTTCGAGCTAATGAATTGGAGGAGCTGGAACTGGGCACCGGTGTAACCCACATCAAGGACCTGGCCTTCGATAATAATCAACTGAACCGCTTAACGGTACCGGATAATGTAACCACCATGGAAAACGGTGCCTTCGGCAACAATGAACTTACGGAAGTCACCCTGGGTAGCGGCATCACCGACATTCAGCCCGCCACCTTCTGGGGCAGTGCCCTTACCTCCATCACCATCGGGGATGACGTGACCATTCATGATGATGAACACACCAAAACCGATTACATGATGGGTACCAACCAGGGCTTCAAAGCTTTTTACGAAGAGCAGGGAAAGGAAGAGGGCACCTATACCTGGACCGGAGAAGCATGGGAGCGGTAG
- a CDS encoding MFS transporter, which produces MSYLKLNPIIKKFIIVVFLYGLTSSSFNGFFGIYVVELGHPESLVGTVLALRRFAVALFTFFIAFIAGKIGHKRTLMLGLATVGLSSIAIVLVEDITLIMAMAMVFGFGHAAMLTVESHFLYHQAGEEERVHAFSLTFATRNAAFMTGSLVTGLLADYFATYMGAGVMSLRYSLLIISLMSLIALFPLALLKPKTQKKAKPLSAKEFRGFFTKMNVSYLFYTGLIGLGAGLVVPFFGVYLKYMLDTTDSIVGLILSFAQLGTVVGGLSVPMIGKRIGSYKTIVLTQILSIPLLIAIGFPQGLLVVAVAFFLRSSLMNMGQPLIRNISMDIVSEKHRPLMASMRAMINSLTRAAGIFFGGALMEGYTYNTPYIFTILLYLLGTVVFYRLFRSRFLGAKEAAAGEFSS; this is translated from the coding sequence ATGAGTTATCTAAAATTAAACCCCATCATAAAAAAATTCATTATTGTTGTATTTCTTTACGGGCTGACCTCCTCCTCCTTCAACGGGTTTTTCGGCATTTACGTGGTGGAACTGGGCCACCCGGAAAGCCTGGTGGGAACGGTGCTGGCCCTACGCCGTTTTGCCGTGGCCCTGTTTACCTTTTTCATCGCCTTTATCGCGGGAAAAATCGGCCACAAGCGGACCCTGATGCTGGGTCTTGCCACGGTGGGCCTGAGCAGTATCGCCATCGTTTTGGTGGAGGATATCACCTTGATCATGGCCATGGCCATGGTCTTCGGTTTTGGCCATGCGGCAATGCTGACGGTGGAGTCCCACTTCTTGTATCACCAGGCAGGGGAAGAGGAACGGGTCCATGCCTTCAGCCTTACCTTCGCCACCAGAAACGCCGCCTTTATGACCGGATCCCTGGTTACCGGTCTCCTTGCGGATTATTTCGCAACCTATATGGGGGCCGGGGTGATGTCCCTTCGCTACTCGTTATTGATCATCAGTCTCATGAGTCTGATCGCCCTGTTTCCCCTGGCCCTGTTAAAGCCCAAAACCCAAAAAAAAGCCAAACCCTTGAGCGCCAAAGAGTTTAGAGGCTTTTTCACGAAAATGAATGTATCCTATTTATTCTACACCGGGCTGATCGGCCTGGGAGCCGGGCTGGTGGTCCCCTTTTTCGGGGTGTACCTAAAATATATGCTGGATACCACCGACAGCATTGTGGGCCTGATCCTGAGCTTCGCCCAACTGGGTACCGTGGTGGGCGGCCTTAGCGTGCCCATGATCGGAAAACGGATCGGCAGCTATAAAACCATTGTGCTGACCCAGATTCTCAGCATTCCCCTGTTGATTGCCATCGGTTTTCCCCAGGGATTATTGGTGGTGGCCGTGGCCTTCTTCCTTCGAAGTTCTCTGATGAACATGGGCCAGCCCCTGATTCGAAACATCTCCATGGACATCGTCTCGGAAAAGCACCGGCCGTTGATGGCCTCCATGCGGGCGATGATCAACAGCCTTACCCGGGCCGCCGGGATTTTCTTCGGCGGCGCACTGATGGAAGGCTATACCTATAACACCCCCTATATCTTTACGATTCTTCTCTACCTCCTGGGTACCGTGGTATTCTACCGCTTGTTTCGAAGCCGCTTTCTCGGCGCAAAAGAAGCAGCTGCCGGGGAATTTTCCTCCTAA
- a CDS encoding GGDEF domain-containing protein, with translation MSIKRAMKNKYIVKKLHNHSNPWFIISVAVTVLLIVTLISHLIYSYTTIKNFEHNKLAVERASGELTLYANQLEMSTRIAAATGDLSWEKDYDEHLPKVNETLYNIDEMLDLDEVGQKQEKISSHLHELQSIENQAFTLISQGEKDQAFELLQGWTYTKNQLELKTSIESLTNIMHEHVHSKILSERSLSLSLLIFIALSSILLMISWFISIKLWYAQVKTQQEKEDRINYLIYHDALTGTYNRRFFEEESERLDNENNLPLTLIIGDVNDLKKVNDRMGHKKGDELLIELTRILKEAVGKTGILARWGGDEFGILLPNTSFISAKKIVDKINEGCKKSDFKPCPSISLGYAIKLDTSQSMDKIFTDAEDEMYRRKIAGKESEEDK, from the coding sequence ATGTCTATTAAGCGTGCAATGAAAAATAAATATATTGTAAAAAAACTTCATAATCATTCAAACCCCTGGTTTATTATATCCGTTGCCGTTACGGTTTTATTGATCGTAACACTGATTTCCCATCTGATCTATTCCTATACGACGATCAAAAATTTTGAACATAATAAATTGGCCGTGGAAAGAGCATCCGGGGAGCTTACCCTCTATGCAAATCAACTGGAAATGTCCACGCGCATAGCCGCTGCCACCGGTGATTTAAGTTGGGAAAAAGACTATGATGAGCATTTACCGAAAGTAAATGAAACCCTTTATAATATTGATGAAATGCTTGATTTAGATGAAGTTGGTCAAAAACAAGAAAAAATAAGCAGTCATTTACACGAACTGCAATCAATAGAAAACCAAGCCTTCACTCTGATCAGTCAAGGCGAAAAAGATCAAGCTTTTGAACTTTTACAGGGGTGGACCTATACGAAAAATCAACTGGAGCTGAAAACATCCATTGAAAGCTTAACGAATATTATGCATGAGCACGTACATAGTAAGATTCTCTCGGAAAGAAGCTTAAGTCTTTCTTTACTTATTTTTATCGCTTTATCCAGTATACTTTTGATGATATCCTGGTTCATTTCGATAAAGTTATGGTACGCACAGGTAAAGACACAACAAGAAAAAGAGGATCGAATAAACTATTTAATTTACCATGATGCTTTGACAGGCACTTATAACCGAAGGTTTTTTGAGGAAGAGTCTGAAAGGCTAGACAATGAAAACAACCTTCCCCTTACGTTGATCATCGGGGACGTGAATGATCTAAAGAAAGTGAATGATCGCATGGGTCATAAAAAGGGAGACGAACTTTTGATTGAACTAACTAGAATCTTAAAAGAGGCGGTAGGAAAAACAGGAATACTGGCCAGATGGGGTGGCGATGAATTCGGTATACTTTTGCCGAATACCAGCTTTATAAGTGCAAAAAAAATTGTGGATAAAATCAACGAGGGGTGCAAAAAGTCGGATTTCAAACCATGCCCCAGTATCTCTTTAGGGTATGCAATCAAATTAGATACTTCCCAAAGTATGGATAAAATTTTTACCGATGCGGAAGATGAAATGTACAGAAGAAAAATTGCCGGGAAAGAAAGTGAAGAGGATAAATGA
- a CDS encoding glycine betaine ABC transporter substrate-binding protein: protein MHKKKIQPFFDFNRLLRFASFLALLLISINLTGCSTGNDINREEDTGKEETVQEKTVNIAYVDWDSEVASTYVVKTIIEKELGYDCEVLSVPLTSLLESIAAGDQDATVSSWLPSLHKKHLEAHEDRVEILGPNFEGTFVGLATPGYVTIESMDDLIHYKEEFGEKIIGIEPDAGIMEKTKEVFDEYNLHDHITLVSGSESTMTKTLETAIEEQKPIIVTAWTPHWKFEKWDLKYLEDPKNVFGEEEHIATVVRENLHQDMPEVYDFLDHFYWRKKDIQRVMLLIEEENKTPREAAEIWVEENKDLVDEWISP, encoded by the coding sequence ATGCACAAGAAAAAAATACAACCATTTTTTGATTTTAACCGTTTACTTAGGTTTGCTTCTTTTCTAGCGCTTTTATTGATTTCCATCAACCTAACAGGCTGCTCTACAGGCAATGATATCAACCGGGAAGAGGATACGGGAAAGGAAGAAACGGTTCAAGAGAAAACTGTCAACATAGCTTATGTGGATTGGGATTCAGAGGTGGCAAGTACATACGTTGTGAAAACCATCATTGAAAAAGAACTTGGTTACGACTGTGAGGTCCTTTCCGTCCCCCTTACTTCGTTGTTGGAATCCATCGCCGCAGGCGATCAGGATGCTACAGTCTCTTCCTGGCTTCCCTCTTTACATAAAAAACATCTGGAAGCCCATGAAGATAGGGTGGAAATCCTAGGCCCTAATTTTGAGGGGACTTTCGTTGGATTAGCTACCCCCGGTTATGTTACCATAGAGTCTATGGACGATCTGATTCATTATAAAGAAGAATTTGGGGAAAAAATAATAGGGATCGAACCGGATGCCGGTATTATGGAGAAAACGAAAGAAGTTTTCGATGAATACAACCTTCATGATCATATTACCCTGGTTTCCGGTAGTGAGTCGACCATGACAAAAACCCTTGAAACCGCCATCGAAGAACAAAAGCCTATCATTGTAACGGCTTGGACACCCCATTGGAAATTCGAAAAATGGGATCTGAAATATCTTGAGGACCCGAAAAATGTCTTTGGAGAAGAAGAGCATATTGCCACGGTTGTACGAGAAAATTTGCACCAGGATATGCCGGAGGTGTATGATTTTTTAGATCATTTTTATTGGCGAAAGAAGGACATCCAAAGAGTGATGTTATTGATCGAAGAGGAAAACAAAACACCGAGGGAAGCTGCTGAAATTTGGGTAGAGGAGAATAAAGATCTTGTGGATGAATGGATAAGCCCTTAG
- a CDS encoding DUF2922 domain-containing protein, which translates to MPRLEMNFINSEGSRTRLSMNDAREDLTGNEVKNAMETIIDQDVFDFTQAQSARLVRTTYEDIDLPVE; encoded by the coding sequence ATGCCAAGACTTGAAATGAACTTTATCAACTCGGAAGGAAGCCGTACCAGACTTTCCATGAACGATGCACGGGAAGATTTGACGGGAAACGAAGTGAAAAACGCCATGGAAACCATCATCGACCAGGACGTCTTTGATTTTACCCAGGCCCAGTCTGCACGACTGGTTCGTACAACCTACGAGGATATTGACTTACCCGTGGAATAG
- a CDS encoding DUF1659 domain-containing protein, producing the protein MDRKRMRLQVVTGMDPDGNEILRSRTISNLKLEAQDQNIDIVASALGSLIATPIKKVIRIEEVVL; encoded by the coding sequence ATGGACCGAAAAAGAATGCGACTGCAGGTGGTTACGGGGATGGATCCCGACGGGAATGAAATCCTTCGCTCGAGAACCATCAGCAACCTGAAGCTCGAAGCCCAGGACCAGAACATCGACATCGTGGCCAGTGCCCTGGGAAGCCTGATTGCCACACCCATTAAGAAGGTAATCCGGATCGAGGAAGTGGTACTGTAA
- a CDS encoding N-acetylmuramoyl-L-alanine amidase: MKKIRIVIDPGHGGEDRWNRGPTTYIEADGVLAISKYLQEALEKTGHFEVKLTREKDESLTLKQRAQIARDFQADLFISEHTNAFNGTARGTEVYYSVKRPKDRGLAGRMSRVIANHFETHNRGSKTRLNTQRDDFYGILYYGALYNIPSILLIESLFHDNVREERILLGDHNLESLAQVQCEMIMDHYGFTSGEDREEGEESSGKESREKLYRVQVGAFREKGNALRMIESLEEDGYPTYLVLP; encoded by the coding sequence ATGAAAAAAATACGTATCGTGATTGACCCCGGCCATGGGGGAGAAGACCGATGGAACCGAGGCCCCACCACCTATATTGAAGCCGACGGGGTACTTGCCATCTCTAAGTACTTACAGGAGGCCCTGGAGAAAACCGGACATTTCGAAGTGAAACTCACCCGGGAAAAGGACGAAAGCCTGACCCTGAAACAGCGGGCCCAGATTGCAAGGGACTTTCAAGCGGACCTGTTCATCAGCGAACATACCAATGCCTTTAACGGCACGGCCAGAGGGACGGAAGTGTATTATTCGGTGAAACGGCCGAAGGACCGGGGATTGGCAGGAAGAATGTCCCGGGTCATTGCCAACCATTTCGAAACCCATAACCGGGGGTCGAAAACCCGGCTGAACACCCAGCGGGATGACTTTTACGGCATCCTGTACTACGGAGCCTTGTATAACATCCCGTCGATTTTACTGATCGAAAGCCTTTTCCATGACAATGTTCGAGAAGAGCGGATCTTGCTCGGGGATCATAACCTAGAAAGCCTGGCCCAAGTCCAGTGCGAGATGATCATGGACCACTACGGCTTCACCAGCGGGGAGGACCGGGAGGAAGGGGAAGAAAGTTCCGGGAAAGAATCCCGGGAGAAGTTATACCGGGTGCAGGTGGGGGCCTTTCGGGAAAAGGGAAATGCCCTGCGAATGATCGAGTCCCTAGAGGAGGACGGGTATCCCACCTATCTGGTGCTGCCCTAG
- a CDS encoding replication initiator protein A — protein MEKKKKDPNLFYKVRDQIDYRFFKTPKDIYYHRYYDHISLGAKSLYMLLADRLSLSLKNRMFDREGYVYVLFKITPAMDDSRKKEEKAPEELSLTEVLQVSPKSIRKYKEELVNHDLLFEKRAGQGKANRIYVLKPRALEVKEEKFTDLSKKREREAFIKSFPALYGSDPGEVNPSPLYEMSSDR, from the coding sequence ATGGAAAAGAAGAAAAAGGATCCGAATCTATTTTACAAAGTAAGGGATCAAATCGATTATCGTTTTTTCAAAACGCCGAAGGATATATACTATCACCGGTACTATGATCATATTTCCTTAGGAGCAAAGTCTTTATACATGCTGCTGGCCGACCGCTTAAGCCTCAGTCTGAAAAACCGAATGTTCGACCGGGAAGGTTATGTATACGTACTGTTTAAAATCACCCCGGCCATGGATGATTCGAGAAAAAAGGAGGAAAAGGCTCCGGAAGAGTTAAGCCTGACAGAGGTTTTACAGGTAAGCCCCAAAAGCATCCGAAAGTATAAAGAGGAGCTGGTAAACCACGACCTTTTATTTGAGAAGCGGGCAGGTCAGGGCAAAGCGAACCGCATCTATGTGTTAAAACCCCGGGCATTGGAGGTGAAAGAAGAAAAATTCACGGATCTTTCCAAGAAAAGAGAAAGGGAAGCCTTTATTAAAAGCTTTCCCGCACTGTACGGCAGTGATCCGGGAGAGGTGAATCCCTCACCCTTATATGAAATGTCTTCCGATAGATGA
- a CDS encoding helix-turn-helix domain-containing protein: MGRIRTVKDPKKKGVNYIENRTSKPYHAKEIDFAEMLSPEDVKNRLFLGRSKVYELLRSGKLPSVRIGKQYRVSESALQSYIAKHVWGDDDTR; encoded by the coding sequence ATGGGAAGAATCCGGACCGTAAAAGATCCTAAGAAAAAGGGGGTGAATTACATAGAGAACAGAACTTCCAAACCGTACCATGCCAAGGAGATCGACTTTGCTGAAATGCTCTCCCCGGAGGATGTGAAAAACAGGCTGTTCCTTGGACGGAGCAAAGTATACGAACTTCTTCGTTCGGGAAAGCTACCCTCCGTACGCATCGGCAAGCAGTACCGTGTAAGTGAAAGTGCCCTGCAAAGCTATATCGCCAAACATGTATGGGGAGATGATGACACCCGGTAG
- a CDS encoding peroxiredoxin yields the protein MEETNKMPLLGDSFPEMTVKTTHGTMKLPQDYKGKWFILFSHPGDFTPVCTTEFVAFAKKAEEFKALNTELIGLSVDQVFSHIKWVEWINDNMDVKIPFPVIADELGRVSTELGMLHQSKGTNTVRAVFVVDDQGKLRLMMYYPQEIGRSMDEVLRVVKALQTSDNNGVAMPENWPNNEQFKDQVIVPPAATEAEVEKRKKQAEDGECTCLDWWFCHKDL from the coding sequence ATGGAAGAAACGAACAAAATGCCTTTACTTGGAGATTCTTTTCCGGAAATGACGGTGAAAACCACCCACGGTACCATGAAGCTTCCCCAGGATTACAAAGGGAAATGGTTCATCTTATTCAGCCATCCCGGGGATTTCACTCCGGTTTGCACCACGGAATTCGTAGCCTTTGCTAAGAAGGCGGAAGAGTTTAAAGCCTTAAACACAGAACTGATCGGATTATCCGTAGACCAGGTCTTCTCCCATATCAAATGGGTGGAATGGATTAACGATAACATGGACGTGAAAATCCCCTTCCCGGTCATTGCCGATGAACTGGGCAGAGTATCCACCGAGCTGGGCATGCTCCACCAAAGCAAAGGCACCAATACGGTGCGGGCGGTATTTGTGGTGGATGATCAAGGAAAACTTCGATTGATGATGTATTATCCCCAGGAAATCGGAAGAAGCATGGATGAAGTGCTTCGTGTGGTAAAAGCCCTTCAAACTTCCGATAATAACGGAGTGGCTATGCCGGAGAACTGGCCGAATAACGAACAGTTTAAAGATCAGGTAATCGTACCTCCCGCCGCAACGGAGGCAGAAGTGGAAAAACGAAAGAAACAGGCGGAAGACGGAGAATGCACCTGCCTTGACTGGTGGTTCTGCCATAAAGATTTATAA
- a CDS encoding CPBP family intramembrane glutamic endopeptidase yields MLKKSQFNWLQGIYAFIGGIVLALLYEYTKSLWAPILMHIGWNATSLFIPQINSNFLLVAVLILSLAMLVGLFNKVKGGQRVFSSEVIR; encoded by the coding sequence CTGTTAAAGAAAAGTCAATTTAACTGGCTGCAAGGGATCTACGCTTTTATCGGAGGGATTGTACTAGCCCTGCTTTATGAATATACCAAATCCCTGTGGGCACCGATCTTGATGCATATAGGTTGGAACGCCACGTCCCTGTTTATTCCACAGATCAACTCCAATTTCCTGTTGGTGGCTGTGCTGATTCTCTCCCTGGCCATGCTGGTCGGCCTGTTTAATAAAGTTAAGGGAGGTCAACGGGTGTTCTCATCAGAGGTGATCCGATGA
- a CDS encoding TraB/GumN family protein has protein sequence MKNFLKPAGTPRKDLFLLALLLLSTVLLFTSCGSDGPEEGSKGLLYQVEGGENQVYLFGTVHVGEEDLYPLHDNVQDAFQESTLLGLEIDMSEMSEMEIGETMVEYGMYQDGSRMTDIIPEETFDRVVEETAAVGVEGEILDQFNPWYATLILSEIGIEQSSLSPEYGVEAHLIEEADADMEIFSLETVSNQMEPYLELSDESQKIYLEQTLEELEHMEEDLNELIDHWKQGDKEGFGQLRDEQLENAETDSLKDFQLAMLDERDTAMTEKIDDILQSDSDDTYFIAVGSLHLAGENSIVDQLTELGYDVEFLY, from the coding sequence ATGAAAAACTTTTTGAAACCCGCCGGTACGCCGCGGAAAGATTTATTCCTTTTGGCCCTATTGTTACTGTCCACGGTACTGCTATTCACATCTTGTGGATCCGATGGTCCCGAGGAAGGGTCGAAAGGATTATTGTACCAAGTGGAAGGAGGGGAAAATCAGGTTTATTTATTCGGTACCGTCCATGTGGGAGAGGAAGATCTCTATCCCCTGCATGACAATGTACAGGATGCTTTTCAGGAATCCACCCTATTAGGACTGGAGATTGACATGTCGGAAATGAGTGAAATGGAAATCGGTGAAACCATGGTGGAGTACGGGATGTATCAGGACGGAAGCCGAATGACGGATATCATCCCCGAAGAAACCTTTGATCGTGTAGTGGAAGAAACTGCGGCCGTGGGCGTGGAGGGAGAAATCTTAGATCAGTTCAACCCTTGGTATGCCACGTTGATCTTATCGGAAATCGGGATTGAGCAGTCAAGTCTTTCTCCGGAATACGGCGTTGAAGCCCATCTTATTGAAGAAGCGGACGCTGACATGGAGATCTTTAGTCTGGAAACTGTGTCCAATCAGATGGAGCCCTATCTTGAGCTATCCGATGAATCCCAAAAGATCTACTTAGAACAGACCTTAGAAGAACTGGAACATATGGAAGAGGATCTAAACGAGCTTATCGATCACTGGAAACAGGGGGATAAAGAAGGCTTTGGGCAACTACGGGACGAACAGTTGGAAAACGCCGAAACCGATTCCCTTAAGGACTTTCAGTTAGCCATGTTGGATGAGCGGGACACTGCCATGACCGAGAAAATTGATGATATTTTACAAAGTGACAGCGACGATACCTATTTCATCGCGGTGGGATCCCTGCATTTAGCCGGTGAAAACAGTATTGTGGATCAGTTGACCGAACTTGGCTATGATGTGGAGTTCCTGTATTAA
- a CDS encoding response regulator transcription factor — MWKVGIVDDEPKIRRGFKKWVKEHKDFQCVFEALNATEALEKNKQEKADLFLLDIQMEGLTGLSLGKIIKKEHPEALVVYITGYDYFEYAHEAIKLQAFDFLLKPVPESDFNNLLDRVRKYLEKQYPKRKAKKNIPGDQPLEKTFGGCSKIVRQVQEHIERDYGNTDLSLEKVAATFTIHKDYLSKLMKEELGSGFVEYLTEIRIQRAKELLRQDTTNIRMYEVAEKAGYKSQHYFSRIFKTQTGYTPLEYRNKY; from the coding sequence ATGTGGAAAGTAGGGATCGTCGATGATGAACCGAAGATTCGAAGGGGTTTTAAAAAGTGGGTAAAAGAGCACAAGGATTTTCAGTGCGTTTTTGAAGCGCTAAATGCAACGGAGGCCTTGGAGAAAAACAAACAGGAAAAGGCGGATCTATTCCTGTTGGACATTCAGATGGAAGGGTTGACGGGACTTTCCCTGGGAAAGATCATCAAAAAAGAGCATCCCGAAGCCCTGGTTGTGTATATTACCGGTTACGATTACTTTGAATATGCCCATGAAGCCATTAAGCTTCAGGCCTTCGATTTTTTACTGAAGCCGGTGCCGGAAAGTGATTTTAACAATCTTTTGGATCGGGTAAGAAAATACCTGGAAAAACAATATCCGAAGCGAAAAGCAAAGAAAAATATCCCGGGGGATCAACCTTTGGAAAAAACCTTCGGAGGCTGCTCTAAGATTGTACGCCAGGTACAAGAACATATAGAAAGGGATTATGGCAACACGGATCTTTCTTTGGAAAAGGTAGCGGCAACCTTTACTATACACAAAGACTATTTATCGAAGCTTATGAAAGAAGAACTGGGCTCCGGATTTGTCGAGTATTTAACCGAGATTCGGATCCAACGGGCCAAGGAGTTGCTACGGCAGGATACCACCAATATCAGGATGTATGAGGTCGCGGAAAAAGCAGGGTATAAAAGTCAGCATTATTTCAGTCGGATATTTAAAACGCAAACCGGCTATACCCCCCTTGAATATCGTAATAAATACTAG